One window of Medicago truncatula cultivar Jemalong A17 chromosome 2, MtrunA17r5.0-ANR, whole genome shotgun sequence genomic DNA carries:
- the LOC25486583 gene encoding DNA replication complex GINS protein SLD5: MGSRSAEGEQSSLADDYDALISTTDVELLKRAWRNEKAAPEILRFESDLINRVKGQIELMEETVEEKLSVGSDPLSVSLYQMDLDRTLFLLRSYLRIRILKIEKYMFHIRKTQELWNRLSRDEKLFTERCTDDLKEHLESSVLSKLPENYQSYERQSVISEEDDMVPEPRLDTFVLCRSKEYLTGIQLEDGPVDDRSKLFEMEPDVLYFICYKSIKPLVESGKIDLL, from the exons ATGGGTTCAAGATCTGCGGAAGGAGAACAATCATCGCTCGCTGATGATTATGATGCCTTGATTTCAACCACTGATGTTGAGCTTCTCAAGCGAGCATGGCGTAACGAAAAGGCAGCCCCCGAGATTCTTCGTTTTGAATCTGATTTGATCAACCGCGTCAAAGGACAGATTGAATTGATG GAAGAAACTGTGGAGGAGAAATTGTCTGTTGGTAGTGACCCTCTTTCAGTATCTCTGTATCAGATGGACTTAGATAGAACCTTATTTCTATTAAGGTCATATCTTCGCATCCGCATCCTGAAG ATCGAAAAGTACATGTTCCACATCCGAAAAACTCAAGAACTTTGGAACAGGCTTTCTAGGGATGAGAAACTTTTCACTGAAAG GTGCACAGATGACCTGAAGGAACATCTGGAGAGCAGTGTTCTATCGAAACTGCCTGAAAATTATCAGTCTTACGAGAGACAATCTGTCATTAGTGAAGAGGATGACATGG TCCCAGAACCCAGACTAGACACATTTGTTTTGTGTAGAAGTAAAGAATATCTCACAGGAATTCAACTTGAAGATGGACCTGTTGACGACAG GTCGAAGCTGTTTGAGATGGAGCCTGATGTCCTTTACTTCATATGTTACAAGTCGATAAAACCACTTGTAGAGAGTGGGAAAATTGATCTACTATGA